One part of the Thermococcus litoralis DSM 5473 genome encodes these proteins:
- a CDS encoding energy-coupling factor ABC transporter ATP-binding protein, producing the protein MIEVRDLWHIYEGKKEALRGVRLTFGNEIIALVGPNGSGKTTLAKHLNGLLKPTKGEVIVDGMDTRKHSVAELARVVGYVFQNPEHMFFEENVFREVAFGPKNLGLSEEEIEERVKWALREVNLEGYEDRSPYSLSGGEKQRLAIACILAMKPKYLILDEPTTGLDEKNAEGIKKIIRKLYREGHGILLITHEMDLVLELAERVVLLYQGKKVFDGDVKEFFELDLRKYDLDRPRLLTISEEIGLEFFRSVEEFVKALEMRT; encoded by the coding sequence ATGATAGAGGTAAGGGATCTGTGGCATATCTACGAGGGGAAGAAAGAAGCCCTTAGGGGAGTTAGGCTAACTTTCGGAAACGAGATTATAGCCCTAGTTGGCCCTAATGGTTCTGGGAAAACAACCCTCGCAAAGCATTTGAATGGACTTTTGAAGCCGACAAAAGGTGAAGTCATAGTGGATGGCATGGACACTAGAAAACACAGCGTTGCCGAGCTTGCGAGAGTCGTTGGTTACGTTTTTCAGAATCCAGAGCACATGTTTTTTGAGGAGAACGTCTTTAGGGAAGTTGCTTTTGGTCCTAAAAATCTCGGTCTCTCAGAGGAGGAGATTGAGGAGAGGGTCAAATGGGCGTTAAGAGAGGTTAACCTCGAGGGTTATGAGGATCGCTCACCTTATTCTCTCAGCGGTGGGGAAAAGCAGCGCTTAGCAATAGCATGCATTTTGGCTATGAAGCCCAAATATCTAATCCTCGACGAACCCACAACAGGGCTCGATGAAAAAAATGCCGAAGGCATAAAGAAGATAATCAGAAAACTTTACAGAGAAGGGCATGGAATACTCCTAATAACCCATGAAATGGACTTGGTTCTTGAGCTGGCAGAGAGGGTTGTACTTCTATACCAAGGAAAAAAGGTTTTTGATGGGGACGTTAAAGAGTTTTTTGAGCTTGATTTAAGAAAATACGACTTAGACAGGCCAAGGCTTCTCACAATAAGTGAGGAGATAGGTTTGGAATTCTTCAGGAGTGTTGAGGAGTTCGTAAAAGCCTTGGAGATGAGAACATGA